In Holophagales bacterium, one DNA window encodes the following:
- a CDS encoding SDR family oxidoreductase — protein sequence MGGSVSQTVPTALILGASSGFGEAAAREFAAHGYGVAGVHLDRAAGLAHVAEIVAALEAHGRPARFFNANAADPDKRREIVAALSAELAPGSVRVLMHSLAFGTLRPFVAADEKEALNQRQLEMTLDVMANSLVYWAQDLVRAGLMGKGGRIYAMTSAGDHLVWKAYGAVSAAKVALEAYVRQLAVELAPLGVTANAIKAGVTDTPALRKIPGNDVMIEGAKARNPAGRLTTPEDVARCLVALSEPGTDWLTGNVLNVDGGEDIAG from the coding sequence ATCGGAGGTTCCGTGAGCCAGACTGTCCCCACCGCCCTCATCCTCGGCGCCTCGAGCGGCTTCGGCGAAGCCGCGGCGCGCGAGTTCGCCGCCCACGGCTACGGCGTCGCCGGAGTGCACCTCGACCGCGCCGCCGGCCTCGCCCACGTCGCCGAGATCGTCGCGGCGCTCGAGGCCCACGGACGCCCGGCGCGTTTCTTCAACGCCAATGCGGCCGACCCCGACAAGCGTCGCGAGATCGTCGCCGCGCTCTCTGCCGAGCTCGCGCCGGGATCCGTCCGGGTGCTGATGCACTCGCTCGCCTTCGGCACGCTGCGACCGTTCGTCGCTGCGGACGAGAAGGAAGCGCTCAACCAGCGACAGCTCGAGATGACGCTCGACGTGATGGCCAACTCGCTCGTCTACTGGGCGCAGGACCTGGTGCGTGCCGGGCTGATGGGCAAGGGCGGACGGATCTACGCGATGACCTCGGCGGGCGACCACCTGGTGTGGAAGGCCTACGGCGCGGTCTCGGCCGCCAAGGTGGCGCTCGAGGCGTACGTCCGCCAGCTCGCCGTCGAGCTCGCGCCGCTCGGCGTCACCGCCAACGCGATCAAGGCCGGCGTCACCGACACCCCGGCGCTGCGCAAGATCCCGGGCAACGACGTGATGATCGAAGGCGCCAAGGCGCGCAACCCCGCCGGTCGCCTCACCACCCCGGAAGACGTCGCGCGCTGCCTCGTCGCCCTGTCGGAGCCCGGAACCGACTGGCTCACCGGCAACGTCCTCAACGTCGACGGCGGCGAGGACATCGCCGGGTAG
- a CDS encoding noncanonical pyrimidine nucleotidase, YjjG family, with protein sequence MAYRHLVLDADGTLFDFARSEREALARTLALEGVVLDEALLARYRAISLELWQALERGETTPERLRSERFARLAGDGGPSFDVARVAARYVAEVALGVDLLPQVEETLAVLAGRTQMVLATNGLAAVQRSRFARSPIRRHFVDVVISEEIGVAKPSPAFFAEALRRLGDPSRESVLVVGDSLSADIAGAAAAGLDACWYNPHRLPLGDTPPPRFVIADLAELPAIVGDASGRDGASSIG encoded by the coding sequence ATGGCCTATCGCCATCTCGTCCTCGACGCCGACGGCACGCTCTTCGACTTCGCCCGCAGCGAGCGCGAAGCGCTCGCCCGCACGCTCGCTCTCGAAGGCGTCGTGCTCGACGAGGCGCTCCTCGCCCGCTACCGTGCGATCAGCCTCGAGCTCTGGCAGGCGCTCGAACGCGGCGAGACGACACCCGAGCGGCTGCGCAGCGAGCGCTTCGCGCGCCTCGCCGGCGACGGCGGTCCATCGTTCGACGTCGCGCGCGTCGCCGCACGCTACGTCGCCGAGGTGGCGCTCGGCGTCGACCTCCTGCCGCAGGTCGAGGAGACCCTCGCCGTGCTCGCCGGCCGCACGCAAATGGTGCTCGCCACCAACGGCCTCGCCGCGGTCCAGCGCTCGCGCTTCGCCCGCTCGCCGATCCGCCGCCATTTCGTCGACGTCGTGATCTCCGAAGAGATCGGCGTCGCCAAGCCGAGCCCGGCCTTCTTCGCCGAGGCGCTGCGCCGACTGGGCGATCCGTCCCGCGAGTCCGTCCTGGTCGTCGGCGACAGCCTCTCCGCCGATATCGCCGGCGCCGCCGCCGCCGGGCTCGACGCCTGCTGGTACAACCCGCACCGACTCCCTCTCGGCGACACCCCGCCCCCACGCTTCGTCATCGCCGACCTCGCCGAGCTGCCGGCAATCGTCGGCGATGCCTCGGGACGCGACGGGGCTTCGTCGATCGGATGA
- a CDS encoding TrkA family potassium uptake protein produces the protein MARIAVIGLGRFGSHVAREAFRHGHEVLAISIDAANVQQLRDESSRAVVADARDRERLVALRLGEDYDAVVVSLGENVEASALIVLHLRELGARRIIAKAGSADHGKLLALIGAHEVVFPEMESAHRLAMRLSSRSLVEYLPLGDEHGVEELAAPAPFVGQRLDELRLPARFGAQVVAVRDRRSGRLTVSPGADYVVAPDDLLVVLATNADLRRLQAL, from the coding sequence ATGGCGAGGATTGCGGTGATCGGGCTCGGACGCTTCGGCTCGCACGTGGCGCGCGAGGCGTTCCGCCATGGCCACGAGGTGCTGGCCATCAGCATCGACGCGGCCAACGTCCAGCAGCTGCGCGACGAGTCGAGCCGCGCCGTGGTGGCCGATGCGCGCGACCGCGAACGGCTCGTCGCTCTGCGGCTCGGCGAGGACTACGACGCCGTCGTGGTGAGCCTGGGCGAGAACGTCGAGGCCTCGGCGCTCATCGTGCTGCACCTGCGCGAGCTCGGGGCGCGCCGGATCATCGCCAAGGCCGGGTCGGCGGACCACGGCAAGCTCCTCGCGCTCATCGGGGCCCACGAGGTCGTCTTCCCGGAGATGGAGTCGGCCCACCGGCTGGCGATGCGCCTCTCCTCGCGCAGCCTAGTCGAGTACCTGCCGCTCGGCGACGAGCACGGCGTCGAGGAGCTCGCCGCCCCCGCTCCCTTCGTCGGGCAACGGCTCGACGAGCTGCGCCTGCCCGCCCGTTTCGGCGCCCAGGTCGTCGCCGTGCGCGACCGCCGGAGCGGGCGCCTCACGGTGAGCCCGGGGGCCGACTACGTCGTCGCGCCGGACGACCTGCTCGTCGTCCTCGCCACCAACGCCGACCTGCGCCGTCTCCAGGCGCTCTGA
- a CDS encoding potassium transporter produces the protein MPHVLAARRRSAFRLAAMPAHHQVASSFLLLIAVGTGLLLLPASTPAGQPIAVVDALFTATSAACVTGLAVRDTGTGFTLFGQGVILALVQLGGLGIMTLSLLVFTLGGRLAISQLSLVEQTLAAPGSPDLRRLVRLVFVTTFGAEAIGALLLALRWRESLGPTRAVWYGLFHAVSAFCNAGFSLFADNLVGWRSDWPVNLVVIALIVLGGLGFLVLHDLRRTGGRFGRLGLHARLALSMTAILVVGGTLALWGIEGRSSFAAMSPGERFQASLFQSVTARTAGFNTVDLATLAPASLLLLMLLMFVGGSPGSCAGGIKTTTAAILALTTRARLGGRQHVNLFHRTLPPHLVQTAFALTSLAFAAAALGLFALLLLEAPGVREGRFSPLDLAFETISALGTVGLSTGTTPRLGEGARLVLSALMFVGRVGPLTLVAVFVGDERPGDLRHPEEPAMVG, from the coding sequence TTGCCGCACGTGCTCGCCGCCCGACGCCGCTCCGCCTTTCGCCTGGCCGCCATGCCGGCGCACCATCAGGTCGCTTCGTCGTTCCTCCTGCTGATCGCCGTCGGTACCGGCCTCCTGCTGTTGCCGGCCTCCACCCCGGCCGGGCAGCCGATCGCGGTTGTCGACGCGCTCTTCACCGCGACGAGCGCGGCCTGCGTTACCGGCCTCGCGGTGCGCGACACCGGCACCGGCTTCACCCTGTTCGGCCAGGGGGTGATCCTCGCGCTCGTCCAGCTCGGCGGCCTGGGGATCATGACGCTCTCGCTGCTCGTCTTCACCCTCGGCGGCCGGCTGGCGATCAGCCAGCTCTCGCTCGTCGAACAGACGCTCGCCGCCCCCGGCAGCCCCGACCTGCGCCGGCTCGTGCGCCTCGTCTTCGTGACGACCTTCGGTGCCGAGGCGATCGGCGCGCTGCTGTTGGCGCTGCGGTGGCGCGAGAGCCTGGGGCCCACCCGAGCCGTCTGGTACGGCCTCTTCCATGCCGTGAGCGCTTTCTGCAACGCCGGCTTCTCGCTCTTTGCCGACAACCTCGTCGGCTGGCGCTCCGACTGGCCGGTCAATCTCGTGGTGATCGCCTTGATCGTCCTCGGCGGCCTCGGATTCCTCGTGCTGCACGACCTGCGACGCACCGGCGGGCGCTTCGGCCGCCTCGGCTTGCATGCACGCCTGGCGCTCAGCATGACGGCGATCCTCGTCGTCGGCGGCACGCTCGCCCTCTGGGGAATCGAGGGCCGGAGCTCCTTCGCCGCCATGTCGCCGGGCGAGCGATTCCAGGCGTCGCTCTTCCAGAGCGTCACGGCGCGCACCGCCGGATTCAACACCGTCGATCTCGCGACGCTCGCCCCGGCGAGCCTTCTGCTGCTGATGCTCCTGATGTTCGTCGGCGGCTCGCCCGGGTCGTGCGCCGGTGGCATCAAGACGACGACCGCGGCCATCCTCGCGTTGACCACCCGCGCGCGCCTCGGCGGCCGGCAGCACGTCAACCTCTTCCATCGCACGCTGCCGCCGCATCTCGTGCAGACAGCGTTCGCCCTGACCAGTCTGGCGTTCGCCGCGGCGGCGCTCGGCCTCTTCGCCCTCCTGTTGCTCGAGGCGCCCGGCGTGCGCGAGGGCCGCTTCTCGCCCCTCGACCTGGCCTTCGAGACGATTTCGGCGCTCGGTACCGTGGGGCTCTCGACCGGAACGACGCCGCGGCTCGGCGAGGGGGCGCGTCTGGTGCTGAGCGCCTTGATGTTCGTCGGCCGGGTGGGGCCGCTGACGCTGGTGGCCGTCTTCGTCGGCGACGAACGGCCCGGGGACCTGCGTCACCCCGAAGAGCCGGCGATGGTCGGCTGA
- a CDS encoding DUF1211 domain-containing protein: MTWTDERLAALTVEGGFRLRGLETTRVEAFCDAAYAFAVTLLVVAGGVVPTSYAALLDALRDAPAFLASFAAIVLLWLAHRRWSRRYGLEDGWTILLSLAMVFVMLVYVYPLRMVASAFMAFASGGRLPSSFVMTNLGDLTGLFVVYGLGFALQTAMLGGLHWRAARAPGLHLDASERLLTEQAIAGNAVMSATGIVSALAAGVLPARLGVWAGFVYMSLVVTMPAVAKRYARRAGRTRRGD; this comes from the coding sequence TTGACCTGGACGGACGAGAGGTTGGCGGCGTTGACCGTGGAGGGCGGCTTCCGCCTGCGCGGTCTCGAGACCACGCGGGTCGAGGCGTTCTGCGATGCGGCCTACGCGTTCGCCGTGACCCTGCTCGTGGTGGCCGGCGGCGTGGTGCCGACCAGCTACGCGGCGCTCCTCGATGCGCTGCGGGATGCTCCCGCGTTCCTCGCCAGCTTCGCGGCGATCGTCCTGCTCTGGCTCGCCCACCGGCGTTGGAGCCGGCGCTACGGTCTCGAGGACGGCTGGACCATCCTGCTCAGCCTGGCGATGGTCTTCGTGATGCTCGTCTACGTCTACCCGCTGCGCATGGTCGCCTCGGCGTTCATGGCCTTCGCCAGCGGTGGCCGGCTCCCGTCGAGCTTCGTGATGACGAACCTCGGCGATCTCACCGGGCTCTTCGTCGTCTACGGTCTCGGCTTCGCGCTGCAGACCGCGATGCTCGGGGGGCTCCATTGGCGGGCGGCGCGGGCGCCGGGTCTCCATCTCGACGCGAGCGAGCGCCTGCTGACGGAACAGGCGATCGCCGGCAACGCCGTGATGAGCGCCACCGGCATCGTCTCGGCGCTCGCCGCCGGCGTGCTGCCCGCGCGCCTCGGCGTCTGGGCCGGATTCGTCTACATGTCGCTCGTCGTCACCATGCCGGCGGTGGCGAAGCGCTACGCGCGACGCGCCGGGCGAACGCGCCGCGGCGATTGA
- a CDS encoding ABC transporter permease, giving the protein MVRKELRQVFRDPRMARVLFVAPILQLMVMGYAVSTDVRHTRLMLVDQDGSAASRELLSSFTAGGYFDLAERSSRPADLVDALDHGRVIAGLVIPAGFSRDLAAGHATVQLVFDGTNSNTATIAKGYAERIVSTFALARTALGRAPALDVRLRAWYNPDLESRNYNVPAVIGALLLLVCQLMTALAVVREREIGTLEQLLVSPLRAHELILGKTLPFAAIGLVDLGLISTVALLWFEVPFRGNPLLLVGASLLFLLCALGLGLLISTVSSTQQEAFLSSFLIFMPTLLLSGFMFPVSSMPKIFQWMTLVNPLRHYLTIVRGVFLKGVGAADVGPQLLALALIAATLLTLAVARFARARD; this is encoded by the coding sequence ATGGTGCGCAAGGAGCTCCGCCAGGTCTTTCGCGACCCCCGAATGGCGCGCGTGCTCTTCGTCGCGCCAATCCTGCAACTGATGGTGATGGGTTATGCGGTCTCGACCGACGTCCGCCACACCCGCCTGATGCTGGTCGACCAGGACGGCAGCGCGGCTTCCCGGGAGCTGCTCTCCTCCTTCACCGCCGGCGGCTACTTCGACCTCGCCGAGCGCTCGTCTCGACCGGCCGATCTCGTCGACGCGCTCGACCACGGACGGGTGATCGCCGGCCTGGTGATCCCCGCCGGCTTCTCCCGCGACCTCGCCGCCGGGCACGCCACCGTCCAACTGGTGTTCGACGGCACGAACTCCAATACCGCGACGATCGCCAAGGGCTACGCCGAGCGCATCGTCTCGACCTTCGCCCTCGCCCGCACCGCGCTCGGTCGCGCGCCGGCGCTCGACGTGCGGCTACGCGCCTGGTACAACCCCGACCTCGAGAGCCGCAATTACAACGTGCCGGCGGTCATCGGCGCCCTGCTGCTGCTCGTCTGCCAGTTGATGACCGCGCTCGCCGTGGTGCGCGAGCGCGAGATCGGGACGCTCGAGCAGTTGCTGGTCTCGCCGCTGCGCGCCCACGAGCTGATCCTCGGCAAGACGCTCCCCTTCGCCGCCATCGGCCTCGTCGACCTGGGCCTCATCAGCACGGTGGCCCTCCTCTGGTTCGAGGTGCCGTTCCGTGGCAATCCCCTGCTGCTCGTCGGTGCCTCGCTGCTCTTCCTGCTCTGCGCGCTCGGCCTCGGCCTGCTGATCTCGACCGTCTCGTCGACACAGCAGGAGGCCTTCCTGTCGTCCTTCCTGATCTTCATGCCGACGCTGCTGCTCTCCGGGTTCATGTTCCCCGTCTCCAGCATGCCGAAGATCTTCCAGTGGATGACGCTGGTCAACCCGCTGCGCCACTACCTGACGATCGTCCGTGGCGTCTTCCTCAAGGGCGTCGGCGCGGCGGACGTCGGACCCCAACTGCTCGCGCTCGCGCTCATCGCCGCGACGCTCCTCACGCTGGCGGTCGCCCGCTTCGCCCGCGCCCGCGACTGA
- a CDS encoding ABC transporter permease, whose translation MDATRLAAIARKEARQLARDRRSLLLAFALPLALLVFFGYAISWDVRDIALAVVDQDRTPESRDLTEAFLASGYFTLVARPASASAAPALFARGAAQVVLVVPPGFAARLGAGRVAEVQALLDGSDANTATIAMAYSEAVARTFGQRVVLRGERLALPLTAESRVWFNEELASRNMIVPGLVAVIMMIIAAMLTSLTIAREWERGTMEQLAATPVSRLEVVLGKLLPYLGIGLVDVTVCSALGVWLFGVPFRGSVWLLGGLSLLFLTGALGLGLFISAATRSQMLATQVAMLATFLPAFLLSGFMFAIETMPAPLRFITLLVPARYFLVVTRGIFLKGVGPDVLAAQAILMVLFAVVGLTLAVRSFHKELEG comes from the coding sequence ATCGACGCCACCCGTCTCGCCGCCATTGCCCGCAAGGAGGCGCGCCAGCTCGCGCGCGACCGGCGGAGCCTGCTGCTCGCCTTTGCCCTGCCGCTCGCGCTGCTCGTCTTCTTCGGCTACGCGATCTCCTGGGACGTGCGCGACATCGCTCTCGCCGTGGTGGACCAGGATCGCACGCCGGAGAGCCGCGACCTGACCGAGGCGTTCCTGGCGTCCGGCTACTTCACCCTGGTCGCCCGGCCGGCCAGCGCCAGCGCGGCTCCGGCGCTCTTCGCTCGCGGTGCGGCGCAGGTCGTGCTGGTCGTGCCGCCGGGATTCGCCGCTCGGCTCGGCGCCGGTCGCGTCGCCGAGGTCCAGGCCCTGCTCGACGGCAGCGACGCGAACACGGCGACGATCGCCATGGCCTACTCGGAGGCGGTCGCCCGGACCTTCGGCCAGCGGGTGGTGCTGCGGGGCGAGCGGCTCGCCCTGCCGCTCACCGCCGAGAGCCGCGTCTGGTTCAACGAAGAGCTGGCCAGCCGCAACATGATCGTCCCCGGGCTGGTGGCGGTGATCATGATGATCATCGCCGCGATGCTCACCTCGCTGACCATCGCGCGCGAGTGGGAGCGCGGCACGATGGAGCAGCTCGCGGCCACACCGGTCTCGCGCCTCGAGGTCGTGCTCGGCAAGCTGCTCCCCTACCTCGGCATCGGCCTCGTCGACGTCACCGTCTGCAGCGCCCTCGGCGTCTGGCTCTTCGGCGTTCCCTTCCGCGGCAGCGTCTGGCTGCTCGGCGGCCTCTCGCTGCTCTTCCTCACCGGTGCGCTCGGCCTCGGCCTCTTCATCTCCGCAGCCACCCGCTCGCAGATGCTGGCGACGCAGGTGGCGATGCTCGCCACCTTCCTGCCGGCCTTTCTGCTTTCCGGCTTCATGTTCGCCATCGAGACGATGCCGGCGCCGTTGCGGTTCATCACGCTGCTGGTGCCGGCACGCTACTTCCTGGTGGTGACGCGCGGCATCTTCCTCAAGGGGGTGGGCCCCGACGTGCTGGCGGCGCAGGCGATCCTCATGGTCCTCTTCGCCGTCGTCGGCCTGACGCTCGCCGTGCGCAGCTTCCACAAGGAGCTCGAGGGATGA
- a CDS encoding ABC transporter ATP-binding protein, which produces MSGTTIAVEVRELTKRFGDFLAVDRVSFTVREGEVFGFLGPNGAGKTTTIKMLTGLVAPSAGRATVAGFDVARERAAVKRSIGYMSQLFSLYGDLTVEENIAFFSGLYGVADERRAARAEWVLGMAGLAGERGRLTGELSLGWKQRLALGCAVLHEPAILFLDEPTSGVDPISRRRFWDLIYSLAEGGTTVFVSTHYMEEAEYCHRLALMNRGRLIALDSPAGLRRAAQEPLLELAVDDAVGALAALEEEPEVVRAGLFGRLLHVTVRDPQAALGALGGRLAAHGLTLRSAQPIEPSLEDVFISLVAGAGGARED; this is translated from the coding sequence ATGAGCGGCACGACGATCGCCGTCGAAGTGCGCGAGCTGACGAAGCGCTTCGGCGACTTCCTCGCCGTCGACCGCGTGAGCTTCACGGTGAGAGAGGGCGAAGTCTTCGGCTTTCTCGGACCGAACGGCGCCGGCAAGACGACGACGATCAAGATGCTCACCGGCCTCGTCGCGCCGAGCGCCGGGCGCGCCACGGTGGCCGGCTTCGACGTCGCCCGCGAGCGCGCCGCGGTGAAGCGCTCGATCGGCTACATGTCGCAGCTCTTCTCGCTCTATGGCGACCTGACGGTCGAGGAGAACATCGCCTTCTTCTCCGGCCTTTACGGCGTCGCCGACGAGCGGCGTGCCGCGCGGGCCGAGTGGGTGCTCGGAATGGCCGGCCTCGCCGGCGAACGCGGACGGCTGACCGGCGAGCTCTCGCTCGGCTGGAAGCAGCGCCTGGCGCTCGGCTGCGCGGTTCTGCACGAGCCGGCGATCCTCTTCCTCGACGAACCGACCTCCGGCGTCGACCCGATCTCGCGCCGCCGCTTCTGGGACCTCATCTACTCGCTCGCCGAGGGCGGCACCACCGTCTTCGTCAGCACCCACTACATGGAGGAAGCCGAGTACTGCCACCGCCTGGCGCTGATGAACCGCGGGCGGCTGATCGCGCTCGACTCCCCGGCGGGTCTGCGCCGGGCCGCCCAGGAGCCGCTCCTCGAGCTGGCGGTCGACGACGCCGTCGGTGCGCTCGCGGCGCTCGAGGAGGAGCCCGAGGTGGTCCGCGCCGGTCTGTTCGGGCGGCTCCTCCACGTCACCGTGCGCGACCCCCAGGCGGCGCTCGGTGCGCTCGGCGGCCGGCTCGCCGCACACGGCCTGACGCTGCGGAGCGCGCAGCCCATCGAGCCCTCGCTCGAAGACGTGTTCATCTCGCTCGTCGCCGGTGCCGGCGGAGCTCGCGAGGATTGA
- a CDS encoding ABC transporter ATP-binding protein, producing MEVRGLARRFGARTAVAGLDFRVAPGELFGLVGPDGAGKTTTLRMLAGVLRPSEGDALVDGISVAREPERVKPHLAYMSQRFGLYTDLTVEENLDFYADLYRVPRAERAARLARLYAFSNLEPFRERLAGALSGGMKQKLGLSCALVHEPRVLLLDEPTFGVDPVSRRDLWRIVHEMVGHGVTAVVSTAYLDEAERFDRLALLYRGRLLAVDTPRALQASFSGALFELRLSRPRAARAAIEALPGVERAQVFGDRLHVTVGDEAAAEMPARLARSLGEGLSHVARIEPSLEDVFLARIAEAEALA from the coding sequence ATCGAGGTCCGCGGCCTCGCCCGCCGCTTCGGCGCGCGCACCGCCGTCGCCGGGCTCGATTTCCGCGTCGCTCCGGGAGAGCTCTTCGGCCTCGTCGGCCCGGACGGCGCGGGCAAGACGACGACCCTGCGGATGCTCGCCGGCGTGCTCCGCCCGAGCGAAGGCGACGCACTCGTCGACGGCATCTCGGTTGCCCGCGAACCCGAGCGCGTCAAGCCGCACCTCGCCTACATGTCGCAGCGCTTCGGGCTCTACACCGACCTGACGGTCGAAGAGAACCTCGACTTCTACGCCGACCTCTACCGCGTGCCGCGCGCCGAACGCGCCGCGCGCCTCGCCCGGCTCTACGCCTTCTCCAATCTCGAGCCGTTCCGCGAACGGCTCGCCGGCGCGCTTTCCGGCGGGATGAAGCAGAAGCTCGGCCTGTCCTGCGCGCTCGTCCACGAGCCGCGGGTGCTGCTGCTCGACGAGCCGACCTTCGGAGTCGACCCGGTGTCGCGCCGCGACCTCTGGCGCATCGTCCACGAGATGGTCGGTCACGGGGTGACCGCCGTCGTCTCGACCGCCTACCTCGACGAGGCGGAGCGCTTCGACCGATTGGCGCTCCTCTACCGCGGGCGGCTGCTCGCCGTCGACACGCCGCGCGCTCTCCAGGCGAGCTTTTCCGGCGCGCTCTTCGAGCTTCGCCTCAGCCGGCCGCGCGCCGCCCGAGCGGCGATCGAGGCCTTGCCGGGAGTCGAGCGCGCCCAGGTCTTCGGCGACCGTCTCCATGTCACCGTCGGCGACGAGGCCGCCGCCGAGATGCCGGCGCGTCTCGCCCGCTCCCTCGGCGAAGGCCTGTCTCACGTCGCCCGGATCGAGCCGTCGCTCGAGGACGTCTTCCTCGCTCGCATCGCTGAGGCGGAGGCTCTCGCGTGA
- a CDS encoding HlyD family efflux transporter periplasmic adaptor subunit, with the protein MSPKRIVPPILVLVAAGYAIWTFVLKPRSPVSDLVASGTVEATDAQLGFQAPGRIVEITKKEGERAAAGELLARLDATEMEARRTQAAASVAAAEAQLAELSTGFRREEVAQARAALAGATERVADAERDRERATTLFAGRAVSREALDKATFALDLAKAQRDQASEQVRLLERGQRPERVDAARAQLAAAEAALATFDATLANLRLVAPFAGVVTVRHREPGEIVGAGAAVLTLMNPDDRWVRIYVPENRLGAVRLGAPASIVSDSYPGKRYPGEVSFIASEAEFTPKNVQTAEERVRLVYAVKVRITGDPQIELKPGLPADVTLDVAAGAPPQ; encoded by the coding sequence ATGAGCCCGAAGCGCATCGTCCCGCCGATTCTCGTCCTCGTCGCCGCCGGCTACGCGATCTGGACCTTCGTCCTCAAGCCGCGCTCTCCCGTCTCGGACCTCGTCGCCTCCGGCACCGTCGAAGCGACCGATGCCCAGCTCGGCTTCCAGGCGCCGGGCCGCATCGTCGAGATCACCAAGAAGGAGGGGGAGCGCGCCGCCGCCGGTGAGCTGCTCGCCCGGCTCGACGCCACCGAGATGGAAGCCCGACGCACCCAGGCGGCCGCGTCCGTCGCCGCCGCCGAGGCTCAGCTCGCCGAGCTCTCGACCGGCTTCCGGCGCGAAGAGGTGGCGCAGGCACGTGCCGCCCTCGCCGGTGCCACCGAGCGCGTGGCGGACGCCGAGCGGGACCGCGAGCGCGCGACGACGCTCTTCGCCGGACGCGCGGTGAGCCGCGAGGCGCTCGACAAGGCGACCTTCGCCCTCGACCTGGCCAAGGCACAGCGCGATCAGGCGAGCGAGCAGGTCCGTCTGCTCGAACGCGGCCAGCGCCCGGAACGGGTCGACGCCGCCCGCGCCCAGCTCGCCGCCGCCGAGGCGGCTCTCGCCACGTTCGACGCGACGCTCGCCAACCTCCGACTCGTCGCGCCCTTCGCCGGCGTCGTCACCGTCCGCCACCGCGAGCCCGGCGAGATCGTCGGCGCCGGCGCCGCGGTGCTCACCCTGATGAACCCGGACGACCGTTGGGTGCGCATCTATGTCCCGGAGAACCGCCTCGGTGCCGTCCGCCTCGGCGCCCCGGCGTCGATCGTCTCCGACAGCTACCCGGGCAAGCGCTACCCCGGCGAGGTCTCCTTCATCGCCAGCGAGGCCGAGTTCACCCCGAAGAACGTGCAGACCGCCGAAGAGCGTGTGCGACTGGTCTACGCGGTCAAGGTGCGGATCACCGGCGATCCCCAGATCGAGCTCAAGCCCGGCCTGCCGGCCGACGTGACGCTCGACGTCGCCGCGGGGGCGCCTCCGCAGTGA